The following are encoded together in the Halopseudomonas salegens genome:
- a CDS encoding TetR family transcriptional regulator — translation MRRSKQDAEKTRLKVIDAALTLFSRNGYSNTTLAMIAAEAGYSRGPIYWHFKNKDDLYQAVLAVSQEPLEQLVAEMQVANAQPLQAIEQFICRWLDLLVEDAWFRQSFEILLNKTELTEQMVPTLERERGLTLTIIDGLRNSFVAAQQAAMLPATDSPRRLALLVYSQLMGITQSWLFAPDLFDLAAEKAFFLQHMRRSWLPD, via the coding sequence ATGCGTCGCAGCAAGCAAGATGCCGAAAAAACCCGTTTGAAAGTCATTGATGCCGCGCTGACTCTGTTCAGTCGCAATGGCTACTCGAATACTACCCTGGCCATGATCGCCGCTGAAGCAGGATACAGTCGCGGACCGATCTACTGGCACTTCAAGAACAAGGATGATCTTTATCAGGCCGTATTGGCGGTGTCTCAGGAGCCGCTTGAACAGCTGGTGGCGGAAATGCAGGTCGCCAATGCACAACCGCTGCAGGCGATCGAGCAGTTCATTTGCCGCTGGCTGGACCTGCTGGTTGAGGATGCCTGGTTCCGCCAGTCTTTCGAGATTTTGTTGAACAAGACCGAGTTGACCGAGCAGATGGTGCCGACTCTCGAGCGTGAGCGTGGATTGACCCTGACAATTATCGACGGTTTGCGTAACAGCTTTGTTGCGGCTCAGCAGGCGGCCATGCTGCCTGCGACAGACTCACCAAGACGTTTGGCCTTGTTGGTCTACAGCCAGCTGATGGGGATTACCCAAAGCTGGTTGTTTGCCCCGGACCTGTTTGATCTGGCGGCAGAGAAAGCGTTTTTTCTGCAACA